ACCACCTCATATTTTTTGAGTTTTCCTGTTGTATCGGCTGTCTTACTTCTCCGCCCGCTCCCTCAAATACTTCTCAAAATCATCGCATAGCTTATCTACCATATCATTCATTTCTTTAAAGAAATAATCCCCGACTTCATTGCGTTTGAGAGCTCGATATCTTCTATATATCTTTGCAAAATCGTCATAGATTTCAATTTCAGAAACATGGGATTTCATCTTCACCATTAAACGTTTACCTTCAGGAGCTGTACGAACATATTCAAAGAAATCTTTGATTTTATTTTCGAATTCTTTTATGAGTGCACCTGTTATGGCTTCTTGCTCATTACGCGCTTCAATAATGGCGAGAATGTCGAATTGATAAGCATTGTAAGGCACCCTACCTTTAGCCACTTTAGTAGGCCTATTTTTCTTCTCCTTTGTTTCCTCAGTCTTTACTTCGATTATGCCAATCTGATTATCAAAATAAACCTCAATCGGGTCTTTGATATCTTCGCATCGATTCAAAAGGTTATACAGTGCATTAAACTTACGCCAGAAGAACAAAGATCCTGGATCACTATATTTTGCATCTAGATCGATTACGTATTCAATTTTATTCAAAATAGTAAAATACTGTGATGCTTTAGCTTTAGTATCCGCAGTATGCTTTGGGTTTGCATCTACGTACTTTTTTAAACTACTTTCAAAATCAAGATAGCATTCAGGGTTATCACGTTTGGTAGCATCTTTATATATAGACATAAACGCATTATAGAACTTACCAAAAGTATCTGATTTCTTTAGATCTGCTAATAATATATCAAGTACCTTTTTATCCCCAAATGGATCAAAATCGCTAACAACCACATCAGAAAAATGCTCAAATGCATCTTTGATATTTTGGACATTTACGTTATTATAGGAAAAGTCAACAATCTTGCAGTCGTTTTTGTATTTCAAAGTGCGGTTTACCCGTGAAATAGTTTGAATGGCACTGATTCCTTTAACCTCTTTATCTAAAAACAGTGTATGTAGCCTTTTCTCATCAAAACCAGTTTGTAGTTTAGCAACCACTATCATTAGGCCGTTTTTCTTTTGTGAGAAGCTTTCCAATACTTTTTCCTCACTTAAACCACCATTAAGACCGTTTGCACTTTGCTCATCTTGATTATCCGAATAAATTATATGAATAGGTGCTTCAGCATATTTAGCATATTTGGGTTCCTTAACCAAAGCATTAAAGTACTTGGTTACCGCCTCGTAATATGCGATCGCAGCCTTAATTGAATGGACTGCCAGCATAGCCTTTCCATTTCCTCTTATTTGACGATATACATCTTTAACAAGTAAATCTGCAACATATTTTGCTATTGCATCAATACGATCACGATTTTCATATACTCGCTTCTTTTGTGCGTCCTTATACTCTTTCTCTGTAAAACCTTCTAATAGGTTATTTGGTAAATCGAATAACATTTTAGAAGCTACTGGGACGATATTCTTTAATGGATTGAGAATAAAGCCATCTTCAATAGCCTCTTTCATGGTATATGAATCAAAAGGTCTCCAGAGCTTCTCACTTTCCGCATAACCACTAAATTCCCCGAATCGTGCAAGTGTGTGATCATCAGGGGTAGCAGTAAAACCAATAATCAAATTCTTCTTTTTTCTGTGTTTGGAATATTGCTTATTATTGTCAAAGGGAGCTTGCAGCTCATCAAATATGCTTACCATTTCCTCATGCTGGTCACCACTATTTGAACGATGAATTTCGTCAATTAGAAAAACTATGCGTAATTGGGATAGCCTCTGTAGAACTTCATTATCCAGAATTTCACGAACAGAACCGAATTTTTGCAAATTAACTATGACTAAGCGAGTATCAGATGCAAGTGCATCTGTGAATGTTTTTTTGTTGTGTGCTTCAACATACATACGATTGTCAATATTCATATTAAGCATTTTAGAATCTATTTGCGAACGAAGTTGTAAGCGGTCAACAACAATAATAATTTTATCATACACATACTCACCATCTCGGCGAATATCTTTAAGTTGCAGAGCAGACCAGCCAATGATATTTGATTTGCCAAAGCCCGCTGCATATTGCATAAGTAAAGAATAGACATTTTTATTATTAGAATATGCTTTGCGTTTTTCAAGCAACTCTTTTTTCTTGGCTTCCGACACGCCTATTAATTGCTTTTCCAAGAGCTTTTCGAAATAATCGTCTTCTTGCTCATGTGCTAAAAACTCATCTATTTTGGCTATTATTTTATCTGTACCAAACTTTTGCTTTGGTCGCGGTGATATTAAAGACCCTTTTTCATCCTTCAGTTCTTTTCTACCATTTACCATATAGACATCTCGTTCGATGAAGTTGTAATACAAAATCTCTTTTTCAATAAAAGTCTTACCGTAGTGTACGGTAAATAACTCTTTCAGTTTGTCTTTTTTATCAGCATCGGGTTTCAATAATGGATAAGGTTTAAATGAGACTTTAACCTTTTTTTCTAATTCTTCGCGGTCATATTTACCTTCTCGACAGGTAGTAAGCATTTCATTAAAATAATCTTCTATGTTACGAATTACATAAGTTTCTTCCACATCAGTAGTAGTTATATGTACAGCCTTCTCAAAGATCTTTAGGAAGTCTTTTCTGTAAGCCTCTTTATCTTTTTCACTCAACATATAATTACTGTCAAAATATTGATGATATATTTTGATAGCTTCAAGATAATCTTTAACCACTTTCCCCCTCCCATTTTTGCTGGCAGTTTGATTTGTGTAATTAGATTTCAACTCGCTATACCCCAAATAAATGCCGTTTACAAACAGCACTATATCAGGTCGAAAAGCAAAAATCTGTTTGCCCTGATATCTGTATTTATAGGGTAATTCTTGTACGACTGAAAAAATGTTTTCTTCAAATAGTTTGTTATCGTGTATAACACTATCGCCAGTATAAAATAGGTATAGTTTAATTCCCTTCAAGGTAATAGACTTATTGGCATTGATAAATAGCGCCATATTACGACTACTGGAACTGCGTTCTTTTATTACCTCAATCAAATCTTTTAACAATATATCTTTGTTGCCTCTATACTTTTTGAGTAAGACTTCATAAGGTCTCTTATTTAGTTCGGTTTCAGATATAAAAGTCTGTAAATCCTCCTCAATAATAAGGGATTCTGTTACGGTATTTGCTTTTACTTCATTATATCCAAGGCTTTCTCTAAAAAAAGGCAGTAAAAATTTATCTTGCAAGTGTAGCTCGTTCATACTGCTTCTCCCTCCACAGTAACTTTTATCTTGCCGATAACTACATCGTTAATGAGTGTTTTGCGTAGTTCTTTGAGTTTGCTGATTTGGGTATTGATGACTTCAATAATGCGGTCAATATGAGCAGTTTTGGTGTCAAGATAATCTGCTATGGCTTTTTGTTCAATATATTCTGGAATTGCAACGTTTATAGCATAAAAGTTATCAGAATATAGGCGTAAACGTGATTCAATTATTCCTGTCGAATTACGTTTAAACTCTGCAATTGCCCTATCAGACCGAAGCAAATAATGAAAATATGCCGGACATGATAATTTACTTGGAGAATATGATGGACTAACTATTCCATCGTAAGCTGAAACGCCTAATCCCCTTTTCCATGCAAGCATAATATTCATAACTAAATCATTCATTCGACATATTTTATATCCAATAAGAGTTTCAGCATTTGTTAATAATTCATCTTCGCCTATGTTATCTTTTCTTTGTGTTACACCTGTATATTCAGATACTGAAAGTAATGTTTCTTCGCCAGTCAAACTCTTAATTTTGGATTCTACAAATAGATCTTTTATTCTTTTTATATGCCAATGCTCCGGTACTTCTCCAATCCACTCAACTCCGCTATCTTTCATCACTACAGCTTTATCTAAACCCCGGTTGACAGTTTCATTAATGAGGGATTGTTTGAGTTCATTATACTTAGTTAGCTTTTGGTTATGTAGTTCTATTTCGCAATCAATTTGGATTGTCTTAGTATCAATATAATCAGCAATTATTTTTTGTTCTTTAGGCGAAGGAAAAGGTAACAGTAATCTTTTAATTCTATCTACAGCTAGACCAGGTTGTGCCGCTGAAAGAGAGTATTGATTAAGATTCATAACTCTTAGCATCTCTCCGAACCATTTTATAATAACATTTTTTTTTAGGTATACAACAACAGCATGCTCTGATGCCCAAAATTTTCCTTTAGCATAGTTAATGTTCCCACATAAAGCACCTTGTCGCCCGATAAGTATATGCTCTCCTTCATTAGTATAGCTTGAATAATAGCCCCTTAATCCATTACCCCCATATACTGGATAGAGGCCTTCTACAGGCTCAATTTGCTCAGAAACAATTGAATTTCCACTTTGAAGAAAGGCTAAATCTTTAACTCGTTTTATATCCCAATGTGATGGTATCTCTCCCAGCCATTCAATCTCACTATCTTTATGCACTTCAAATCTTGTTAATTGATGTTTGCTCATAGTTTTAACCCTAATTCTAACTCCTTCAATTCCACATCAATCCTCTTAATGTCTGCTAAAATATCAGCTACAGCTCTCAATTCTCCCGGCTTATAAAATACCTTATTAAAATTTAGCTCCACACCTACCACATTTTCAAGATAGGTAAAGGGTTTGGTAATATATTTTTCCATAAATAATGCTATATTGGCTTTATTTGTAGATTCATCCTTGTGAAATGGAATAATTTCATAATCCTTTTGGTAATCAGGTGTAAGTTCCACACTTATTTCAATAAATTCTTTTTGTGTTTTAGTGGCTTTTTTATAAACCGCCTTTACTGCAATTTTACCACAACCTAGTTCCTCTTCATTTCCTTCCACTTCTTTAATTAAGGTTTCTTTCTCAATATCAAACCAATACTTTGAATCAGCAGTGTCTATAGCTAATGGCTGTTCCTTATAATCAAGAGAATCGATTAAAGGTTTGATATATTGTTCAAAAACATTAAAAAGGGAAGTATATTTAGTTGTATCAAAAGTATTAATTTTAAGGAGCCTGCTCTTTCCTCTACCCCTGCCTGTTTGTTAGTTACCTTAGGCAACTTACTTTCAAAGCTGTTACCTTGTACATCTACATTAGTTAGCATTATAAATTGTTTGTTAAAGTAGAAAAATTCCTTGTCAAATACCCTCGCATACTCGTTATCCTCAAATCTAGTAAGGGTTTCTACAATCTCCAAACGGTTGGCTATATCCACCTCCTTACGTTTAGAACCTCTATTCTTCTTTAGTGGGCTAAATTTTTCACTGGCATTAATAAGCATAATCCTGCCTATTCGATTCTCCTTCTTATTTCTATTTAGGACCCATAAATAGGTATAAATTCCAGTGTTAAAAAATTCATCGGTAGGTAACTGAATGACAGCTTCCACAATGTCGTTATCTAACATCCATTTTCGAATATTGCTTTCACCCGAACCTGCATCGCCACTGAATAGGGTTGATCCATTGTGTACAACTACACCCATTCCACTGAGATCGAGCTTGGAAATTAGATGTTGCATAAATAGTAATTGTCCGTCAGAAACTGATGGTAGAAATTTAAACCGTCCTGTTTTATCATTTTCAATGTATTTTTGATATCCTTTCCAACTTACTCCATATGGGGGATTTGCAATAACTACATCGAATTCTTCATTATAGTACGCATCCTCAACCAAGGTGTACCATGTTCAATCTTAGAATCTGGTCTGAATCGGCTTTCAATTTTAGCAAGGGCATATAAGGCATCATTCCAGTCTTGCCCAAATGTTTGAGTAAGACGTTTAAACTTTTCATTAATTCGATCTTCAACACCAAATAGTAAGTTACCTCCGCCGCAGGTGCAATCGTATATTTTAAGCAGTGTGTCTGATTCTTCAATCTTGGATGCAATAATTTCTGCGATCAGCACAATTATATCATCTGGTGTGTATTGCTCCCCAGCAGTTTCTGCAGAAATATCAGCCCATTTACGCTTGATATGCTCTTCCAAAGTTGTTATTTCAGAGTTATTATATGGCTTGAGGTCAATTTCCGCCCATAGCTTTGTGTACCCCAGTAAAACTTTTTTTGCATCGAGCTTAGCAGCAACACCCTTTATATCCAGATACTTTTCTCCTTCTGTAGCATCTACACCAAGCAGGTCTTTCGTTTCTCCGTCAAAGCCAAGAAGATATGAGTTGAAATCAGAGTAAAAGTTTTTATCATTCTTACATATATCTTTGAGGGTTTGATTCTTCTCAAATATATAAATGTTGTATCCCTGCCCCTCATCTTTAATTAAGTTATAAAAGTCATCTTTATCCATAGTGGCAATTTTTTCTTCACCAATCTTAGCTCTTAAACCCTCAAGCATTCTAACAAGGCGGCTTTCAATCATTGCAAGTGCAAAAAACGGCATCATAAATGAAGGCCATTCAGATTCTTTAACGCCACATCCACGAAGCAGGTCAGCAGTGGCCCAGATTTTTGATTCATATTGCAGTATATTCATTTATATTAATACCTCTCTTTTCACAATTAATGAAATAGTTACAACAATGGATATAAAAATTAGTAAATCTTTATGATTAACTAACGTTATACTGTATGTTTCTCTTTCAACAGCCAGTCGTCGAATGCATTTTATAATCCCCATATAACCGTTTATTCATATTCATCTTATGTCATTCTGGATATATTAGCTTAATATAATTTCAATTATCTAATTAGCATAAAAGTACACAAAAATACAAATTTATTATACTTCAAATTCCATTTAGTCACAATAAATTTTAAAGGCTATCATTTTTTAAACGATTCTTTTGAAGCTCTTTCCTTGCTTTTTAGTTTGAATCAAAAATTAGGATTCCGTTTTTTAGTTGATAAACAATTCCGCAAAACCCCTCTCCCCTTCTGCCTACTTGTTTAATTCGCGCATTCATACACCCCCCCTACCCCCCCCCATCAAAAAAAGTGTGTCCATGGAAACATGAAACACACTTCGAAATATCCTAAAAATCCGCTAAGCCTCACTATTCAAGCCTTTTCCGCTCTATCAACGCAACTGACTCAACGTGCCTTGAGTATACAAAAAAGATGTCGCTTCAGCCTGTTACCCCCTTGGCGGCAGGGTATATTTCTGAAATAATCATCTGTAAAGCAACTTTCCAGTGATCCATAGTCCGTTTTTACATCAATTCAAGTCAAATTGTAAGCAATAAAACCTTCAAAAGCAAGTTAATCTCTTGAAGGCTTTATTTGGTACAATTTCTCACAAAACAAATTATTCCGACTCTATTCCATGTCTTTCAACCATATATTCTTTATATTTGCTATAATTCTTCATTCCACGTGATTTTCGGGTTTTTCCTACTATAGTATTATCAATCCTTTTTTGAAGATATGTACATAAGCCTTCAAAACATTC
This region of Clostridium sp. BNL1100 genomic DNA includes:
- a CDS encoding N-6 DNA methylase; its protein translation is MNILQYESKIWATADLLRGCGVKESEWPSFMMPFFALAMIESRLVRMLEGLRAKIGEEKIATMDKDDFYNLIKDEGQGYNIYIFEKNQTLKDICKNDKNFYSDFNSYLLGFDGETKDLLGVDATEGEKYLDIKGVAAKLDAKKVLLGYTKLWAEIDLKPYNNSEITTLEEHIKRKWADISAETAGEQYTPDDIIVLIAEIIASKIEESDTLLKIYDCTCGGGNLLFGVEDRINEKFKRLTQTFGQDWNDALYALAKIESRFRPDSKIEHGTPWLRMRTIMKNSM
- a CDS encoding N-6 DNA methylase, yielding MVEDAYYNEEFDVVIANPPYGVSWKGYQKYIENDKTGRFKFLPSVSDGQLLFMQHLISKLDLSGMGVVVHNGSTLFSGDAGSGESNIRKWMLDNDIVEAVIQLPTDEFFNTGIYTYLWVLNRNKKENRIGRIMLINASEKFSPLKKNRGSKRKEVDIANRLEIVETLTRFEDNEYARVFDKEFFYFNKQFIMLTNVDVQGNSFESKLPKVTNKQAGVEERAGSLKLILLIQLNILPFLMFLNNISNL
- a CDS encoding restriction endonuclease subunit S, with the translated sequence MSKHQLTRFEVHKDSEIEWLGEIPSHWDIKRVKDLAFLQSGNSIVSEQIEPVEGLYPVYGGNGLRGYYSSYTNEGEHILIGRQGALCGNINYAKGKFWASEHAVVVYLKKNVIIKWFGEMLRVMNLNQYSLSAAQPGLAVDRIKRLLLPFPSPKEQKIIADYIDTKTIQIDCEIELHNQKLTKYNELKQSLINETVNRGLDKAVVMKDSGVEWIGEVPEHWHIKRIKDLFVESKIKSLTGEETLLSVSEYTGVTQRKDNIGEDELLTNAETLIGYKICRMNDLVMNIMLAWKRGLGVSAYDGIVSPSYSPSKLSCPAYFHYLLRSDRAIAEFKRNSTGIIESRLRLYSDNFYAINVAIPEYIEQKAIADYLDTKTAHIDRIIEVINTQISKLKELRKTLINDVVIGKIKVTVEGEAV
- a CDS encoding DEAD/DEAH box helicase family protein; this translates as MNELHLQDKFLLPFFRESLGYNEVKANTVTESLIIEEDLQTFISETELNKRPYEVLLKKYRGNKDILLKDLIEVIKERSSSSRNMALFINANKSITLKGIKLYLFYTGDSVIHDNKLFEENIFSVVQELPYKYRYQGKQIFAFRPDIVLFVNGIYLGYSELKSNYTNQTASKNGRGKVVKDYLEAIKIYHQYFDSNYMLSEKDKEAYRKDFLKIFEKAVHITTTDVEETYVIRNIEDYFNEMLTTCREGKYDREELEKKVKVSFKPYPLLKPDADKKDKLKELFTVHYGKTFIEKEILYYNFIERDVYMVNGRKELKDEKGSLISPRPKQKFGTDKIIAKIDEFLAHEQEDDYFEKLLEKQLIGVSEAKKKELLEKRKAYSNNKNVYSLLMQYAAGFGKSNIIGWSALQLKDIRRDGEYVYDKIIIVVDRLQLRSQIDSKMLNMNIDNRMYVEAHNKKTFTDALASDTRLVIVNLQKFGSVREILDNEVLQRLSQLRIVFLIDEIHRSNSGDQHEEMVSIFDELQAPFDNNKQYSKHRKKKNLIIGFTATPDDHTLARFGEFSGYAESEKLWRPFDSYTMKEAIEDGFILNPLKNIVPVASKMLFDLPNNLLEGFTEKEYKDAQKKRVYENRDRIDAIAKYVADLLVKDVYRQIRGNGKAMLAVHSIKAAIAYYEAVTKYFNALVKEPKYAKYAEAPIHIIYSDNQDEQSANGLNGGLSEEKVLESFSQKKNGLMIVVAKLQTGFDEKRLHTLFLDKEVKGISAIQTISRVNRTLKYKNDCKIVDFSYNNVNVQNIKDAFEHFSDVVVSDFDPFGDKKVLDILLADLKKSDTFGKFYNAFMSIYKDATKRDNPECYLDFESSLKKYVDANPKHTADTKAKASQYFTILNKIEYVIDLDAKYSDPGSLFFWRKFNALYNLLNRCEDIKDPIEVYFDNQIGIIEVKTEETKEKKNRPTKVAKGRVPYNAYQFDILAIIEARNEQEAITGALIKEFENKIKDFFEYVRTAPEGKRLMVKMKSHVSEIEIYDDFAKIYRRYRALKRNEVGDYFFKEMNDMVDKLCDDFEKYLRERAEK